From Taeniopygia guttata chromosome 21, bTaeGut7.mat, whole genome shotgun sequence, one genomic window encodes:
- the LOC100231234 gene encoding cyclin-dependent kinase 11B isoform X7: protein MGDEKDSWKVKTLDEILQEKKRRKEQEEKAEIKRMKNSDDRDSKRDSLEEGELRDHRMEITIRNSPYRREDSMEDRGEEDDSLAIKPPQQMSRKEKAHHRKDEKRKEKRRHRSHSAEGKHARVKEKEREHERRKRHREEQDKARREWERQKRREMAREHSRRERDRLEQLERERERKIREQQKEQREQKERERRAEERRKEREARREVKEEKPEERDPLSDLQDISDSERKTSSAESSSESGSGSEEEEEESSSEGSEEEGEEEEEEEETGSNSEEVSEQSAEEVSEEEMSEEEERENGNHIPVESRFDRDSAGSEVEEEEVGEGSPHSNAMTEGEYIPDSPASSPIELKQELPKYLPALQGCRSVEEFQCLNRIEEGTYGVVYRAKDKKTDEIVALKRLKMEKEKEGFPITSLREINTILKAQHLNIVTVREIVVGSNMDKIYIVMNYVEHDLKSLMETMKQPFLPGEVKTLMIQLLRGVKHLHDNWILHRDLKTSNLLLSHSGILKVGDFGLAREYGSPLKPYTPVVVTLWYRAPELLLGAKEYSTAIDMWSVGCIFGELLTQKPLFPGKSEIDQINKVFKDLGTPSEKIWPGYNELPAVKKMTFTEYPYNNLRKRFGALLSDQGFDLMNNFLTYYPARRITAEDGLKHEYFRETPLPIDPSMFPTWPAKSEQQRVKRGTSPRPPEGGLGYSQLGDDDLKDTGFHLTTTNQGASAAGPGFSLKF, encoded by the exons ATGGGTGATGAAAAGGATTCTTGGAAAGTGAAGACTTTAGATGAGATTCTCCAGGAGAAGAAACGAAGGAAGGAGCaagaggagaaggcagagatcAAACGTATGAAAAAT TCAGATGACAGGGATTCCAAGAGGGATTCTCTTGAGGAGGGGGAGCTGAGAGACCATCGCATGGAAATCACCATCAGAAACTCGCCTTACAGGAGAGAAGACTCCATGGAAGATAG GGGAGAAGAAGATGATTCCTTGGCTATCAAACCACCCCAGCAAATGTCCCGGAAAGAAAAAGCCCATCACAGGAAGGAtgagaagaggaaagagaaacGCAGGCACAGGAGTCACTCTGCAGAAG GGAAGCATGCCAGAGTGAAAGAGAAAGAACGGGAGCATGAGCGTAGGAAGAGACATAGAGAAGAGCAGGATAAAGCCCGGCGTGAATGGGAGAGACAGAAACGGAGAGAGATGGCAAGGGAGCATTCCAGGAGGGAGAG agatCGTCTGGAGCAActggagagagaaagggaaagaaaaatccgGGAGCAACAGAAGGAACAGAGGGAGCAAAAGGAGCGAGAGAGGAGAgctgaggagaggaggaaggagagggaagcCAGGAGAGAAG TAAAAGAAGAGAAACCAGAAGAGAGGGATCCTCTGTCAGACTTGCAAGACATCAGTGACAGTGAGAGAAAAACCAGCTCAGCAGAGTCTTCCTCAG AATCTGGATCAGGctcagaagaggaggaggaagagtcCAGCAGTGAAGGCTctgaggaagagggagaggaagaggaggaggaggaggagacagGAAGCAATTCTGAGGAAGTGTCTGAGCAATCAGCAG AGGAGGTGAGCGAAGAGGAAATGAGTGAAGAGGAGGAACGGGAGAATGGAAACCACATCCCAGTTG AGTCGAGGTTTGACCGGGATTCTGCAGGGAgtgaggtggaggaggaggaggtcgGGGAGGGATCCCCTCATTCCAATGCCATGACAGAAGGGGAATACATTCCTGACTCTCCAGCTTCCTCCCCCATCGAGCTGAAGCAGGAGCTTCCCAAGTATCTTCCTGCCCTCCAG GGATGTCGCAGTGTGGAGGAATTCCAGTGTTTGAACAGGATTGAAGAAGGAACCTATGGGGTGGTGTACAGGGCAAAGGACAAAAAGACTG ATGAAATAGTGGCTCTGAAGcgactgaaaatggaaaaggagaaggaaggttTTCCCATTACTTCTCTGagagaaataaatacaattctGAAAGCACAGCACCTGAATATTGTCACTGTCAGA GAGATCGTTGTGGGCAGTAACATGGATAAAATCTATATTGTGATGAACTATGTGGAACACGACCTTAAGAGCCTGATGGAAACAATGAAACAGCCTTTCCTGCCAG GGGAAGTGAAGACTTTGATGATTCAGTTACTACGAGGGGTCAAACACCTCCACGACAACTGGATCCTTCACAGAGACTTGAAAACTTCCAATCTGCTGCTCAGTCATTCAGGCATTTTAAAA gttGGAGATTTTGGATTAGCCAGGGAATATGGGTCTCCCCTGAAGCCCTACACCCCTGTGGTTGTGACCCTGTGGTACAGAGCTCCAGAGCTGTTGCTTGGAGCAAAG gAATATTCCACAGCCATAGACATGTGGTCAGTGGGGTGTATTTTTGGGGAGCTGCTGACGCAGAAGCCACTGTTTCCAGGGAAGTCAGAAATCGACCAGATTAACAAAGTTTTtaag GATCTGGGTACTCCCAGTGAAAAGATCTGGCCTGGTTACAACGAGCTGCCAGCAGTGAAGAAAATGACCTTCACAGAATATCCCTACAACAACCTGCGCAAGAGATTCGGGGCTCTGCTCTCTGACCAGGGCTTTGACCTGATGAACAA CTTCCTGACGTACTACCCGGCGCGGCGGATCACGGCGGAGGACGGGCTGAAGCACGAGTACTTCCGAGAGACCCCCCTGCCCATCGACCCCTCCATGTTCCCCACCTGGCCAGCCAAGAGTGAGCAGCAGAGGGTCAAGAGGGGCACCAGCCCCCGGCCCCCCGAGGGAGGGCTGGGCTACAGCCAGCTG GGTGATGATGACCTGAAGGACACAGGTTTCCATCTGACCACCACAAATCAAGGTGCATCTGCTGCAGGACCTGGCTTCAGCCTCAAGTTTTGA
- the LOC100231234 gene encoding cyclin-dependent kinase 11B isoform X5, translating to MGDEKDSWKVKTLDEILQEKKRRKEQEEKAEIKRMKNSDDRDSKRDSLEEGELRDHRMEITIRNSPYRREDSMEDRGEEDDSLAIKPPQQMSRKEKAHHRKDEKRKEKRRHRSHSAEGKHARVKEKEREHERRKRHREEQDKARREWERQKRREMAREHSRRERDRLEQLERERERKIREQQKEQREQKERERRAEERRKEREARREAVKEEKPEERDPLSDLQDISDSERKTSSAESSSESGSGSEEEEEESSSEGSEEEGEEEEEEEETGSNSEEVSEQSAEEVSEEEMSEEEERENGNHIPVVPESRFDRDSAGSEVEEEEVGEGSPHSNAMTEGEYIPDSPASSPIELKQELPKYLPALQGCRSVEEFQCLNRIEEGTYGVVYRAKDKKTDEIVALKRLKMEKEKEGFPITSLREINTILKAQHLNIVTVREIVVGSNMDKIYIVMNYVEHDLKSLMETMKQPFLPGEVKTLMIQLLRGVKHLHDNWILHRDLKTSNLLLSHSGILKVGDFGLAREYGSPLKPYTPVVVTLWYRAPELLLGAKEYSTAIDMWSVGCIFGELLTQKPLFPGKSEIDQINKVFKDLGTPSEKIWPGYNELPAVKKMTFTEYPYNNLRKRFGALLSDQGFDLMNNFLTYYPARRITAEDGLKHEYFRETPLPIDPSMFPTWPAKSEQQRVKRGTSPRPPEGGLGYSQLGDDDLKDTGFHLTTTNQGASAAGPGFSLKF from the exons ATGGGTGATGAAAAGGATTCTTGGAAAGTGAAGACTTTAGATGAGATTCTCCAGGAGAAGAAACGAAGGAAGGAGCaagaggagaaggcagagatcAAACGTATGAAAAAT TCAGATGACAGGGATTCCAAGAGGGATTCTCTTGAGGAGGGGGAGCTGAGAGACCATCGCATGGAAATCACCATCAGAAACTCGCCTTACAGGAGAGAAGACTCCATGGAAGATAG GGGAGAAGAAGATGATTCCTTGGCTATCAAACCACCCCAGCAAATGTCCCGGAAAGAAAAAGCCCATCACAGGAAGGAtgagaagaggaaagagaaacGCAGGCACAGGAGTCACTCTGCAGAAG GGAAGCATGCCAGAGTGAAAGAGAAAGAACGGGAGCATGAGCGTAGGAAGAGACATAGAGAAGAGCAGGATAAAGCCCGGCGTGAATGGGAGAGACAGAAACGGAGAGAGATGGCAAGGGAGCATTCCAGGAGGGAGAG agatCGTCTGGAGCAActggagagagaaagggaaagaaaaatccgGGAGCAACAGAAGGAACAGAGGGAGCAAAAGGAGCGAGAGAGGAGAgctgaggagaggaggaaggagagggaagcCAGGAGAGAAG CAGTAAAAGAAGAGAAACCAGAAGAGAGGGATCCTCTGTCAGACTTGCAAGACATCAGTGACAGTGAGAGAAAAACCAGCTCAGCAGAGTCTTCCTCAG AATCTGGATCAGGctcagaagaggaggaggaagagtcCAGCAGTGAAGGCTctgaggaagagggagaggaagaggaggaggaggaggagacagGAAGCAATTCTGAGGAAGTGTCTGAGCAATCAGCAG AGGAGGTGAGCGAAGAGGAAATGAGTGAAGAGGAGGAACGGGAGAATGGAAACCACATCCCAGTTG TTCCAGAGTCGAGGTTTGACCGGGATTCTGCAGGGAgtgaggtggaggaggaggaggtcgGGGAGGGATCCCCTCATTCCAATGCCATGACAGAAGGGGAATACATTCCTGACTCTCCAGCTTCCTCCCCCATCGAGCTGAAGCAGGAGCTTCCCAAGTATCTTCCTGCCCTCCAG GGATGTCGCAGTGTGGAGGAATTCCAGTGTTTGAACAGGATTGAAGAAGGAACCTATGGGGTGGTGTACAGGGCAAAGGACAAAAAGACTG ATGAAATAGTGGCTCTGAAGcgactgaaaatggaaaaggagaaggaaggttTTCCCATTACTTCTCTGagagaaataaatacaattctGAAAGCACAGCACCTGAATATTGTCACTGTCAGA GAGATCGTTGTGGGCAGTAACATGGATAAAATCTATATTGTGATGAACTATGTGGAACACGACCTTAAGAGCCTGATGGAAACAATGAAACAGCCTTTCCTGCCAG GGGAAGTGAAGACTTTGATGATTCAGTTACTACGAGGGGTCAAACACCTCCACGACAACTGGATCCTTCACAGAGACTTGAAAACTTCCAATCTGCTGCTCAGTCATTCAGGCATTTTAAAA gttGGAGATTTTGGATTAGCCAGGGAATATGGGTCTCCCCTGAAGCCCTACACCCCTGTGGTTGTGACCCTGTGGTACAGAGCTCCAGAGCTGTTGCTTGGAGCAAAG gAATATTCCACAGCCATAGACATGTGGTCAGTGGGGTGTATTTTTGGGGAGCTGCTGACGCAGAAGCCACTGTTTCCAGGGAAGTCAGAAATCGACCAGATTAACAAAGTTTTtaag GATCTGGGTACTCCCAGTGAAAAGATCTGGCCTGGTTACAACGAGCTGCCAGCAGTGAAGAAAATGACCTTCACAGAATATCCCTACAACAACCTGCGCAAGAGATTCGGGGCTCTGCTCTCTGACCAGGGCTTTGACCTGATGAACAA CTTCCTGACGTACTACCCGGCGCGGCGGATCACGGCGGAGGACGGGCTGAAGCACGAGTACTTCCGAGAGACCCCCCTGCCCATCGACCCCTCCATGTTCCCCACCTGGCCAGCCAAGAGTGAGCAGCAGAGGGTCAAGAGGGGCACCAGCCCCCGGCCCCCCGAGGGAGGGCTGGGCTACAGCCAGCTG GGTGATGATGACCTGAAGGACACAGGTTTCCATCTGACCACCACAAATCAAGGTGCATCTGCTGCAGGACCTGGCTTCAGCCTCAAGTTTTGA
- the LOC100231234 gene encoding cyclin-dependent kinase 11B isoform X3, whose amino-acid sequence MGDEKDSWKVKTLDEILQEKKRRKEQEEKAEIKRMKNSDDRDSKRDSLEEGELRDHRMEITIRNSPYRREDSMEDRGEEDDSLAIKPPQQMSRKEKAHHRKDEKRKEKRRHRSHSAEGKHARVKEKEREHERRKRHREEQDKARREWERQKRREMAREHSRRERDRLEQLERERERKIREQQKEQREQKERERRAEERRKEREARREVSAHHRTVREEYGDKVKMRPWSRSPLRQQRDKLEQGESRKPAVKEEKPEERDPLSDLQDISDSERKTSSAESSSESGSGSEEEEEESSSEGSEEEGEEEEEEEETGSNSEEVSEQSAEEVSEEEMSEEEERENGNHIPVESRFDRDSAGSEVEEEEVGEGSPHSNAMTEGEYIPDSPASSPIELKQELPKYLPALQGCRSVEEFQCLNRIEEGTYGVVYRAKDKKTDEIVALKRLKMEKEKEGFPITSLREINTILKAQHLNIVTVREIVVGSNMDKIYIVMNYVEHDLKSLMETMKQPFLPGEVKTLMIQLLRGVKHLHDNWILHRDLKTSNLLLSHSGILKVGDFGLAREYGSPLKPYTPVVVTLWYRAPELLLGAKEYSTAIDMWSVGCIFGELLTQKPLFPGKSEIDQINKVFKDLGTPSEKIWPGYNELPAVKKMTFTEYPYNNLRKRFGALLSDQGFDLMNNFLTYYPARRITAEDGLKHEYFRETPLPIDPSMFPTWPAKSEQQRVKRGTSPRPPEGGLGYSQLGDDDLKDTGFHLTTTNQGASAAGPGFSLKF is encoded by the exons ATGGGTGATGAAAAGGATTCTTGGAAAGTGAAGACTTTAGATGAGATTCTCCAGGAGAAGAAACGAAGGAAGGAGCaagaggagaaggcagagatcAAACGTATGAAAAAT TCAGATGACAGGGATTCCAAGAGGGATTCTCTTGAGGAGGGGGAGCTGAGAGACCATCGCATGGAAATCACCATCAGAAACTCGCCTTACAGGAGAGAAGACTCCATGGAAGATAG GGGAGAAGAAGATGATTCCTTGGCTATCAAACCACCCCAGCAAATGTCCCGGAAAGAAAAAGCCCATCACAGGAAGGAtgagaagaggaaagagaaacGCAGGCACAGGAGTCACTCTGCAGAAG GGAAGCATGCCAGAGTGAAAGAGAAAGAACGGGAGCATGAGCGTAGGAAGAGACATAGAGAAGAGCAGGATAAAGCCCGGCGTGAATGGGAGAGACAGAAACGGAGAGAGATGGCAAGGGAGCATTCCAGGAGGGAGAG agatCGTCTGGAGCAActggagagagaaagggaaagaaaaatccgGGAGCAACAGAAGGAACAGAGGGAGCAAAAGGAGCGAGAGAGGAGAgctgaggagaggaggaaggagagggaagcCAGGAGAGAAG TTTCTGCACACCATAGAACAGTGAGGGAAGAATATGGAGACAAAGTAAAAATGAGACCCTGGAGTCGCAGCCCTTTGCGCCAGCAGAGAGACAAGCTTGAGCAAGGAGAGAGCAGGAAACCAG CAGTAAAAGAAGAGAAACCAGAAGAGAGGGATCCTCTGTCAGACTTGCAAGACATCAGTGACAGTGAGAGAAAAACCAGCTCAGCAGAGTCTTCCTCAG AATCTGGATCAGGctcagaagaggaggaggaagagtcCAGCAGTGAAGGCTctgaggaagagggagaggaagaggaggaggaggaggagacagGAAGCAATTCTGAGGAAGTGTCTGAGCAATCAGCAG AGGAGGTGAGCGAAGAGGAAATGAGTGAAGAGGAGGAACGGGAGAATGGAAACCACATCCCAGTTG AGTCGAGGTTTGACCGGGATTCTGCAGGGAgtgaggtggaggaggaggaggtcgGGGAGGGATCCCCTCATTCCAATGCCATGACAGAAGGGGAATACATTCCTGACTCTCCAGCTTCCTCCCCCATCGAGCTGAAGCAGGAGCTTCCCAAGTATCTTCCTGCCCTCCAG GGATGTCGCAGTGTGGAGGAATTCCAGTGTTTGAACAGGATTGAAGAAGGAACCTATGGGGTGGTGTACAGGGCAAAGGACAAAAAGACTG ATGAAATAGTGGCTCTGAAGcgactgaaaatggaaaaggagaaggaaggttTTCCCATTACTTCTCTGagagaaataaatacaattctGAAAGCACAGCACCTGAATATTGTCACTGTCAGA GAGATCGTTGTGGGCAGTAACATGGATAAAATCTATATTGTGATGAACTATGTGGAACACGACCTTAAGAGCCTGATGGAAACAATGAAACAGCCTTTCCTGCCAG GGGAAGTGAAGACTTTGATGATTCAGTTACTACGAGGGGTCAAACACCTCCACGACAACTGGATCCTTCACAGAGACTTGAAAACTTCCAATCTGCTGCTCAGTCATTCAGGCATTTTAAAA gttGGAGATTTTGGATTAGCCAGGGAATATGGGTCTCCCCTGAAGCCCTACACCCCTGTGGTTGTGACCCTGTGGTACAGAGCTCCAGAGCTGTTGCTTGGAGCAAAG gAATATTCCACAGCCATAGACATGTGGTCAGTGGGGTGTATTTTTGGGGAGCTGCTGACGCAGAAGCCACTGTTTCCAGGGAAGTCAGAAATCGACCAGATTAACAAAGTTTTtaag GATCTGGGTACTCCCAGTGAAAAGATCTGGCCTGGTTACAACGAGCTGCCAGCAGTGAAGAAAATGACCTTCACAGAATATCCCTACAACAACCTGCGCAAGAGATTCGGGGCTCTGCTCTCTGACCAGGGCTTTGACCTGATGAACAA CTTCCTGACGTACTACCCGGCGCGGCGGATCACGGCGGAGGACGGGCTGAAGCACGAGTACTTCCGAGAGACCCCCCTGCCCATCGACCCCTCCATGTTCCCCACCTGGCCAGCCAAGAGTGAGCAGCAGAGGGTCAAGAGGGGCACCAGCCCCCGGCCCCCCGAGGGAGGGCTGGGCTACAGCCAGCTG GGTGATGATGACCTGAAGGACACAGGTTTCCATCTGACCACCACAAATCAAGGTGCATCTGCTGCAGGACCTGGCTTCAGCCTCAAGTTTTGA
- the LOC100231234 gene encoding cyclin-dependent kinase 11B isoform X6: MGDEKDSWKVKTLDEILQEKKRRKEQEEKAEIKRMKNSDDRDSKRDSLEEGELRDHRMEITIRNSPYRREDSMEDRGEEDDSLAIKPPQQMSRKEKAHHRKDEKRKEKRRHRSHSAEGKHARVKEKEREHERRKRHREEQDKARREWERQKRREMAREHSRRERDRLEQLERERERKIREQQKEQREQKERERRAEERRKEREARREVKEEKPEERDPLSDLQDISDSERKTSSAESSSESGSGSEEEEEESSSEGSEEEGEEEEEEEETGSNSEEVSEQSAEEVSEEEMSEEEERENGNHIPVVPESRFDRDSAGSEVEEEEVGEGSPHSNAMTEGEYIPDSPASSPIELKQELPKYLPALQGCRSVEEFQCLNRIEEGTYGVVYRAKDKKTDEIVALKRLKMEKEKEGFPITSLREINTILKAQHLNIVTVREIVVGSNMDKIYIVMNYVEHDLKSLMETMKQPFLPGEVKTLMIQLLRGVKHLHDNWILHRDLKTSNLLLSHSGILKVGDFGLAREYGSPLKPYTPVVVTLWYRAPELLLGAKEYSTAIDMWSVGCIFGELLTQKPLFPGKSEIDQINKVFKDLGTPSEKIWPGYNELPAVKKMTFTEYPYNNLRKRFGALLSDQGFDLMNNFLTYYPARRITAEDGLKHEYFRETPLPIDPSMFPTWPAKSEQQRVKRGTSPRPPEGGLGYSQLGDDDLKDTGFHLTTTNQGASAAGPGFSLKF, translated from the exons ATGGGTGATGAAAAGGATTCTTGGAAAGTGAAGACTTTAGATGAGATTCTCCAGGAGAAGAAACGAAGGAAGGAGCaagaggagaaggcagagatcAAACGTATGAAAAAT TCAGATGACAGGGATTCCAAGAGGGATTCTCTTGAGGAGGGGGAGCTGAGAGACCATCGCATGGAAATCACCATCAGAAACTCGCCTTACAGGAGAGAAGACTCCATGGAAGATAG GGGAGAAGAAGATGATTCCTTGGCTATCAAACCACCCCAGCAAATGTCCCGGAAAGAAAAAGCCCATCACAGGAAGGAtgagaagaggaaagagaaacGCAGGCACAGGAGTCACTCTGCAGAAG GGAAGCATGCCAGAGTGAAAGAGAAAGAACGGGAGCATGAGCGTAGGAAGAGACATAGAGAAGAGCAGGATAAAGCCCGGCGTGAATGGGAGAGACAGAAACGGAGAGAGATGGCAAGGGAGCATTCCAGGAGGGAGAG agatCGTCTGGAGCAActggagagagaaagggaaagaaaaatccgGGAGCAACAGAAGGAACAGAGGGAGCAAAAGGAGCGAGAGAGGAGAgctgaggagaggaggaaggagagggaagcCAGGAGAGAAG TAAAAGAAGAGAAACCAGAAGAGAGGGATCCTCTGTCAGACTTGCAAGACATCAGTGACAGTGAGAGAAAAACCAGCTCAGCAGAGTCTTCCTCAG AATCTGGATCAGGctcagaagaggaggaggaagagtcCAGCAGTGAAGGCTctgaggaagagggagaggaagaggaggaggaggaggagacagGAAGCAATTCTGAGGAAGTGTCTGAGCAATCAGCAG AGGAGGTGAGCGAAGAGGAAATGAGTGAAGAGGAGGAACGGGAGAATGGAAACCACATCCCAGTTG TTCCAGAGTCGAGGTTTGACCGGGATTCTGCAGGGAgtgaggtggaggaggaggaggtcgGGGAGGGATCCCCTCATTCCAATGCCATGACAGAAGGGGAATACATTCCTGACTCTCCAGCTTCCTCCCCCATCGAGCTGAAGCAGGAGCTTCCCAAGTATCTTCCTGCCCTCCAG GGATGTCGCAGTGTGGAGGAATTCCAGTGTTTGAACAGGATTGAAGAAGGAACCTATGGGGTGGTGTACAGGGCAAAGGACAAAAAGACTG ATGAAATAGTGGCTCTGAAGcgactgaaaatggaaaaggagaaggaaggttTTCCCATTACTTCTCTGagagaaataaatacaattctGAAAGCACAGCACCTGAATATTGTCACTGTCAGA GAGATCGTTGTGGGCAGTAACATGGATAAAATCTATATTGTGATGAACTATGTGGAACACGACCTTAAGAGCCTGATGGAAACAATGAAACAGCCTTTCCTGCCAG GGGAAGTGAAGACTTTGATGATTCAGTTACTACGAGGGGTCAAACACCTCCACGACAACTGGATCCTTCACAGAGACTTGAAAACTTCCAATCTGCTGCTCAGTCATTCAGGCATTTTAAAA gttGGAGATTTTGGATTAGCCAGGGAATATGGGTCTCCCCTGAAGCCCTACACCCCTGTGGTTGTGACCCTGTGGTACAGAGCTCCAGAGCTGTTGCTTGGAGCAAAG gAATATTCCACAGCCATAGACATGTGGTCAGTGGGGTGTATTTTTGGGGAGCTGCTGACGCAGAAGCCACTGTTTCCAGGGAAGTCAGAAATCGACCAGATTAACAAAGTTTTtaag GATCTGGGTACTCCCAGTGAAAAGATCTGGCCTGGTTACAACGAGCTGCCAGCAGTGAAGAAAATGACCTTCACAGAATATCCCTACAACAACCTGCGCAAGAGATTCGGGGCTCTGCTCTCTGACCAGGGCTTTGACCTGATGAACAA CTTCCTGACGTACTACCCGGCGCGGCGGATCACGGCGGAGGACGGGCTGAAGCACGAGTACTTCCGAGAGACCCCCCTGCCCATCGACCCCTCCATGTTCCCCACCTGGCCAGCCAAGAGTGAGCAGCAGAGGGTCAAGAGGGGCACCAGCCCCCGGCCCCCCGAGGGAGGGCTGGGCTACAGCCAGCTG GGTGATGATGACCTGAAGGACACAGGTTTCCATCTGACCACCACAAATCAAGGTGCATCTGCTGCAGGACCTGGCTTCAGCCTCAAGTTTTGA